In the Nitrosopumilus cobalaminigenes genome, TCTTTTACTGTCAGATGTAGCAGCTCTGTATAACAAAACCCCACCTGCAAGTCCTACAAATAAAATTAGTACACCACTAATTACTCCATCAAAGCTTGAATTGGTGATAAGTGGATGAAAAAGTCCAGCTAGTAACGCAAAAAATGCAATTAGGTAAATGTACTTGAATCCAGTAAGTGCTTTAGATGTTGTTTGATTCAATGTTGTTCGTAAATTTGATTAGCAATTAAAGTTTTGAAATTTTTTCAAAATAAATTACATCATTCCGCCCATGTCAGGCATGCCACCCATTCCAGGCATTCCTCCCATACCACCCATTCCAGGTGGCATTCCAGGCATTCCTCCTTCTCCACCAGGTGGTCCACCTGCGGATTTTTGAGTAGCAATAACATCATCGATTCTAAGAATCATGCATGCAGCTTCTGCTGCTGCTGAAACAATTTGGAGTTTAACTGCAAGTGGTTCAATGATATCACTTGATTTCATATTTCCAATCTTTGCTTTCATGACATCAATACCAGTCCATTTTTCTCCTTTCTGTTGTTTAGAACGAAGAAGTGTAAGTGTGTCAATTGGATCCATTCCAGCATTATCTGCAAGTGCCATTGGAAGTTCTTCCAATGCGTCAGCAAATTTTTCTGCTGCAAGTTGTTCTCTACCTTCTAAAGATTTAGCCCAACCTCGAATTTTAGTTGCTGCAAATGTTTCAGGAGCTCCTCCACCTGCAACAATTTCAGGTTTTAGTATTACATCTTTTACTACCATTAAAGCATCATGAACAGAACGTTCTACCTCATCTACCACTCTTTGTGAGCCTGCACGAAGAAGTAAAGTTACAGATTTTGGATGTTTACATCCCTCAACAAATACCCATTTGTCTTCTTCAATTTTTCTCTCTTCTACAACTTCAGCAATACCAAGATCTTTTTCAAAAAGATCATCAAGATTTGTAACTATTCTTGCACCAGTTGCTTTTGCTAATTTTGTAAGATCACTTTCTTTAATTCTTCTAACTGCAATAATTCCTGCTTTTGCAAGATAATGTTGAGCCATATCATCTAGTCCTTTTTGACATAATACTACATTTGCACCAGAACCAATGACTTTGTCAACCATTGTTTTTAGCATTCTGTTTTCTTCATCTAGAAATGATTTTAGTTGTTGTGGATTTGAAATGTTGATTTTGGCATCGGTTTCAGTCTTACTAATTTCCAATGCTGTATTGATTAATGCAATTTTAGCATCTGTAATTTTTCTTGGCATGCCACCATGAACAATTTCTTTGTCAAGAACAATACCCTGAATAATCATAGAATCTTTGATTGAGCCTCCTGCTTTCTTTTCAACTTTGATATCATCAATGTCAACATCAAAAGTCTCGCCAGTTTTTTCTGAAACAGCAAGAACAGATTTTACAATGATATCTGCAAGTAAATCAGAATCTTTTCTAACAAGTTTTGTTTGCATTGAAGTTTTAGCAATTTTATTTAGAATATTTTTGTCATTTGCTGTAATTGTATCTGCAATTTCTTCAAGATACTCTTTTGCTTT is a window encoding:
- the thsB gene encoding thermosome subunit beta translates to MGMQATSKGNMPVVLLKEGGSEVKGKEAQKNNIAAAKIVAEIVHTSLGPRGMDKMLVDSLGDVTITNDGATILKEIDVQHPAAKMLVEISKTTDNEVGDGTTSAVILAGALLSQAESLIDQEVHPTIIVDGYRKAARKAKEYLEEIADTITANDKNILNKIAKTSMQTKLVRKDSDLLADIIVKSVLAVSEKTGETFDVDIDDIKVEKKAGGSIKDSMIIQGIVLDKEIVHGGMPRKITDAKIALINTALEISKTETDAKINISNPQQLKSFLDEENRMLKTMVDKVIGSGANVVLCQKGLDDMAQHYLAKAGIIAVRRIKESDLTKLAKATGARIVTNLDDLFEKDLGIAEVVEERKIEEDKWVFVEGCKHPKSVTLLLRAGSQRVVDEVERSVHDALMVVKDVILKPEIVAGGGAPETFAATKIRGWAKSLEGREQLAAEKFADALEELPMALADNAGMDPIDTLTLLRSKQQKGEKWTGIDVMKAKIGNMKSSDIIEPLAVKLQIVSAAAEAACMILRIDDVIATQKSAGGPPGGEGGMPGMPPGMGGMGGMPGMGGMPDMGGMM